A section of the Cryobacterium soli genome encodes:
- the menC gene encoding o-succinylbenzoate synthase: MRIENIELRRVSLPLVRPFRTSFGTITEREITLVHVSTADAEGWAECAAEVRPLYSSEFIDASDVVIRDHLIPRLQAAGDALTAEFVGRTLAPVKGHQMSKAVLEAAILDAQLRTAGQSFGGYLGAVHDRVPAGVSVGIMDSLDELLEAVTGYLAQGYLRIKLKIEPGWDLAPVRAVRERFGPELMLQVDANTAYTLADARHLARLDPFDLLLIEQPLSERDLLGHAALARIIQTPVCLDESIESAADAAAAISLGACSIINVKPSRVGGYLEARRIHDVAAAHGVPVWCGGMLETGIGRAANVALAGLPNFALPGDTSASDRYYAQDLTAPFVLEDGHLRVPTGPGTGVEVLPDVLAAVTRSRQDIRF; the protein is encoded by the coding sequence ATGAGAATCGAGAACATCGAGCTGCGCCGCGTGAGTCTGCCGCTGGTGCGGCCGTTCCGCACCTCGTTCGGCACCATCACCGAACGCGAGATCACCCTGGTGCACGTGTCGACGGCCGATGCGGAGGGCTGGGCCGAGTGCGCAGCCGAGGTGCGGCCGCTCTACAGCTCCGAGTTCATCGACGCGAGCGACGTGGTCATTCGCGACCACCTGATACCCCGGCTGCAGGCCGCGGGCGACGCTCTCACGGCCGAGTTCGTCGGCCGCACCCTCGCCCCGGTGAAGGGCCACCAGATGTCCAAGGCCGTGCTCGAGGCGGCGATCCTGGATGCGCAACTGCGCACGGCCGGGCAGTCATTCGGCGGCTACCTCGGCGCCGTGCACGACAGGGTGCCTGCCGGCGTCTCGGTGGGCATCATGGACTCGCTCGACGAGCTGCTGGAGGCAGTGACCGGCTACCTCGCGCAGGGCTACCTGCGCATCAAGCTCAAGATCGAACCGGGTTGGGACCTCGCCCCCGTGCGCGCCGTGCGCGAGAGGTTCGGCCCCGAGCTGATGCTGCAGGTGGACGCCAACACCGCGTACACCCTCGCGGATGCCCGGCACCTCGCCAGGCTCGACCCGTTCGACCTGCTCCTGATCGAGCAGCCCCTGAGCGAACGCGACCTGCTCGGCCACGCTGCCCTGGCCCGGATCATCCAGACCCCGGTCTGCCTGGACGAATCGATCGAGTCGGCGGCGGATGCAGCGGCGGCCATCAGCCTCGGCGCCTGCAGCATCATCAACGTCAAGCCGTCGCGGGTGGGCGGCTACCTCGAGGCCCGGCGCATCCACGACGTCGCGGCCGCGCACGGCGTGCCGGTCTGGTGCGGCGGGATGCTCGAGACGGGCATCGGCCGCGCCGCGAATGTGGCGCTGGCGGGCCTGCCGAACTTCGCGCTGCCGGGCGACACCTCGGCGTCCGACCGGTACTACGCCCAGGACCTCACGGCCCCGTTCGTGCTCGAGGACGGCCACCTGCGGGTGCCGACCGGGCCGGGCACCGGGGTCGAGGTGTTGCCCGACGTTCTGGCGGCGGTGACCCGGTCGCGGCAGGACATCCGCTTCTGA
- a CDS encoding DUF429 domain-containing protein, which yields MTRFLGVDLAWAEGTATKPANESGLACIDETGRVLDAGWARGIDEVVHWVQSVAEPGSVLAVDAPLVVNNPTGMRDCERETGSRYGRWKVSANASNQALPRLGGVTLRGRLEKLGWTYTDGLDPVAAHTSSFFECYPYTTLVGAAEFGYDAVRPRYKRMGSSLPIVERRAARAVVCDDLIERMWRLGTATPPLDLSTHEAADRLVTEPTPLTDAAYKHREDLIDALLSAWTASLWHRHGVARSQVLGAADPLVVDGRRGTIIAPARPEQRRGEDRERASALAATAGVSAPAASAPSPVR from the coding sequence ATGACGCGATTCCTCGGGGTGGATCTGGCTTGGGCGGAAGGCACGGCGACGAAACCGGCGAACGAGAGCGGGCTGGCCTGCATCGACGAGACGGGCCGGGTGCTCGACGCGGGGTGGGCGCGCGGTATCGACGAGGTCGTTCACTGGGTGCAGTCCGTGGCCGAACCCGGGTCGGTGCTGGCGGTGGACGCACCGTTGGTGGTGAACAACCCGACCGGCATGCGGGACTGCGAGAGGGAGACCGGCTCCCGGTACGGCCGCTGGAAGGTGTCGGCCAACGCCTCGAACCAGGCGCTGCCGCGACTGGGCGGCGTCACCCTGCGCGGCCGGCTCGAAAAGCTCGGCTGGACCTACACCGACGGGCTCGACCCGGTCGCCGCGCACACGTCGAGTTTTTTCGAGTGCTATCCGTACACGACCCTGGTGGGCGCCGCGGAGTTCGGCTACGACGCCGTGCGGCCGCGGTACAAGCGGATGGGGTCGTCCTTGCCGATCGTCGAACGCCGAGCTGCCAGGGCCGTCGTGTGCGACGACCTCATCGAACGGATGTGGCGGCTCGGCACCGCCACTCCCCCGCTGGACCTGAGCACGCACGAGGCCGCCGACCGGTTGGTGACCGAGCCGACGCCGCTGACGGACGCGGCGTACAAGCACCGCGAGGATCTCATCGACGCCCTGCTGAGCGCGTGGACGGCCTCGCTCTGGCACCGGCACGGTGTGGCGCGCAGCCAGGTGCTCGGCGCGGCCGACCCGCTCGTGGTCGACGGCCGCCGGGGCACCATCATCGCGCCGGCCCGCCCGGAACAGCGCCGCGGCGAGGACCGGGAGCGGGCGAGCGCGCTGGCCGCCACCGCAGGTGTCAGCGCACCGGCAGCCAGCGCCCCTTCACCCGTTCGGTGA
- a CDS encoding sugar porter family MFS transporter: protein MSKTTKPSGNGPSTGNQSGVAPGTNRKVIALAIAGAFGGFLFGFDSSVINGAVEAIKGQFGLTEAITGFAVASALLGAATGAFLGGRLADRFGRIPVMLVGAIVFFASSVGSGLAFGVVDLIVWRVLGGVGIGLASVVAPAYIAEISPRQMRGRLGSLQQLAITIGIFAALLSDAVFATTAGGASEMFWWGLEAWRWMFLVSAIPALIYGVIALLLPESPRYLVLHDKEPKAREVLAKVWPNGDVDREIRDMKKSIDEDLKAKRTGTLRGPVFGLKPIVWIGITLSVFQQFVGINVIFYYSTTLWSAVGFEESSSLAISVATSVTNILVTLVAIALVDRIGRRPILLTGSIGMTVSLATMAIAFSQSVMTDGELALPGAWGPIALVAANVFVISFGASWGPVVWVLLGEIFPNTIRAKALGLAAAAQWIANFLITVTFPPMAALSLPLTYGMYALFAGLSFLFVLTKVPETNGMSLDEANTLLPHKNAAKKKAKLRR from the coding sequence ATGAGCAAGACGACGAAACCGTCTGGAAACGGGCCGTCAACAGGTAATCAGTCCGGGGTTGCCCCCGGCACGAACCGGAAGGTCATCGCGCTGGCCATCGCCGGCGCGTTCGGCGGCTTCCTCTTCGGATTCGATTCCTCCGTGATCAACGGCGCGGTCGAAGCCATCAAGGGCCAGTTCGGCCTCACCGAGGCCATCACCGGTTTCGCCGTGGCCAGCGCCCTGCTCGGCGCCGCGACCGGCGCCTTCCTCGGCGGACGCCTGGCCGACAGGTTCGGGCGCATCCCCGTGATGCTCGTGGGCGCGATCGTATTCTTCGCCAGCTCGGTGGGCTCCGGGCTCGCCTTCGGCGTCGTCGACCTCATCGTCTGGCGGGTGCTCGGCGGTGTCGGCATCGGGCTGGCCTCTGTGGTCGCCCCGGCCTACATCGCCGAGATCTCGCCCCGGCAGATGCGCGGCCGCCTCGGCTCGCTGCAGCAGCTGGCGATCACCATCGGCATCTTCGCCGCCCTGCTCTCCGACGCCGTGTTCGCCACGACGGCCGGCGGGGCGAGCGAGATGTTCTGGTGGGGTCTGGAGGCGTGGCGCTGGATGTTCCTGGTCAGCGCCATCCCGGCGCTCATCTACGGCGTGATCGCGCTCCTGCTGCCGGAGTCGCCGCGTTACCTGGTGCTGCACGACAAGGAGCCGAAGGCTCGCGAGGTGCTCGCCAAGGTGTGGCCGAACGGCGACGTGGACCGGGAGATCCGCGACATGAAGAAGTCGATCGACGAGGACCTTAAGGCCAAGCGCACCGGCACGCTGCGCGGACCGGTCTTCGGCCTCAAGCCCATCGTCTGGATCGGCATCACCCTGTCGGTGTTCCAGCAGTTCGTGGGCATCAACGTGATCTTCTACTACTCCACCACCCTGTGGAGTGCCGTGGGCTTCGAGGAGTCCAGCTCGCTGGCCATCTCGGTGGCCACCTCGGTCACGAACATCCTGGTCACCCTGGTGGCCATCGCCCTGGTCGACCGGATCGGCCGCCGGCCCATCCTGCTCACCGGCTCCATCGGCATGACCGTGTCACTGGCCACCATGGCCATCGCGTTCAGCCAGTCGGTCATGACAGACGGCGAACTCGCCCTGCCCGGCGCCTGGGGCCCGATCGCCCTCGTCGCCGCGAACGTGTTCGTGATCTCCTTCGGCGCCTCCTGGGGCCCCGTCGTCTGGGTGCTGCTGGGCGAGATCTTCCCCAACACCATCCGTGCCAAGGCGCTCGGCCTGGCCGCTGCCGCACAGTGGATCGCGAACTTCCTGATCACGGTCACGTTCCCGCCCATGGCGGCGCTGTCCCTGCCGCTCACCTACGGCATGTACGCACTCTTTGCCGGTCTGTCGTTCCTCTTCGTGCTCACCAAGGTTCCCGAGACCAACGGCATGTCGCTCGACGAGGCCAACACCCTGCTGCCGCACAAGAACGCGGCCAAGAAGAAGGCGAAGCTGCGGCGCTAG
- a CDS encoding RNase H family protein, whose amino-acid sequence MTITAAADGSALGNPGPAGWAWYIDDNNWAAGGWKHATNNQGELKAVLELFRATAHVDDDLLVLCDSQYVINSVTKWMRGWKAKGWRKADGKAVMNLELLQEIDEALVGRRYRFEWVKGHANHPLNEAADSRARAVSEAYQRGSAIPTGPGFVAGGPAPKAAPVTAAPTKAAPVTSTAPRASADLGLFDLEVDRPHSVQVALSAEELARLTRRASTRGVSPEELLRDLI is encoded by the coding sequence ATGACTATCACCGCCGCCGCAGACGGATCCGCCCTCGGAAACCCCGGACCGGCCGGGTGGGCCTGGTACATCGACGACAACAACTGGGCTGCCGGCGGTTGGAAGCACGCCACGAACAACCAGGGCGAGCTCAAGGCCGTCCTCGAACTGTTCCGCGCCACCGCACACGTCGACGACGACCTGCTCGTGCTCTGCGACAGCCAGTACGTGATCAACTCGGTGACCAAGTGGATGCGCGGCTGGAAGGCCAAGGGCTGGCGCAAGGCCGACGGCAAGGCCGTGATGAACCTCGAGCTGCTGCAGGAGATCGACGAGGCCCTCGTGGGCCGCCGGTACCGGTTCGAATGGGTCAAGGGCCACGCCAACCACCCGCTCAACGAGGCCGCGGACTCCCGCGCCCGGGCGGTGTCGGAGGCGTACCAGCGGGGCTCCGCGATCCCCACCGGGCCCGGCTTCGTGGCCGGCGGGCCGGCACCGAAGGCCGCCCCGGTCACGGCCGCGCCGACGAAGGCCGCGCCCGTGACGAGCACCGCGCCCCGCGCATCCGCCGATCTGGGCCTGTTCGACCTGGAGGTCGACCGGCCGCACTCGGTGCAGGTGGCGCTGAGCGCCGAGGAGCTCGCCCGACTCACGCGCCGGGCGAGCACCCGCGGCGTCAGCCCCGAGGAACTGCTCCGCGACCTGATCTGA
- a CDS encoding pyridoxal phosphate-dependent decarboxylase family protein, with product MTFRPDEYRAPLEQAVRSAQEWLDSLPTRPVKPAQPVEKLAAAFDRPLPDGPADPAAVVSELATLAEPGLMAIGSGRFFGWVMGGTLPAALSADWLVSAWDQNGGLRYATPATAAIEERAGAWILDLLHLPASGAVGFTTGGTMANFVGLAAGRGSVLHAAGWDLNRDGLTGAPRVSVLAGAEVHISVLLALRYLGLGEPTLVSADAQGRIRPDALAEALSAVTGPCLVVLQAGNLHSGAFDPMRECIRLAHDAGAWVHVDGAFGLWAAASPRWTAALDGLDTADSWATDAHKTLNVPYDCGIAVVADPDALRAAFGAETSYFVTDDAGAADPMELVPELSRRARGVPVWAALRSLGRSGTVALVEGLADNARALADALAALPGVEVLNDVVFTQVSVAFGTDDRTRRVTQTLIEDGTVWMSGSAWSGRAVLRISVSNWTTDAADVAVSVDAVARALAQVTAAERE from the coding sequence ATGACATTCCGGCCGGACGAGTACCGGGCGCCCCTCGAGCAGGCGGTCCGTTCGGCACAGGAGTGGCTGGACTCGCTGCCGACCCGGCCCGTGAAACCCGCACAGCCCGTCGAGAAACTGGCGGCCGCCTTCGACCGGCCCCTGCCCGACGGGCCCGCCGATCCTGCAGCGGTGGTCTCCGAACTGGCCACGCTGGCCGAACCCGGCCTCATGGCCATCGGCTCCGGACGCTTCTTCGGCTGGGTGATGGGCGGCACGCTGCCGGCCGCACTGTCCGCCGACTGGCTGGTGAGCGCATGGGACCAGAACGGCGGGCTGCGCTACGCGACACCGGCCACGGCTGCCATCGAGGAACGGGCGGGCGCCTGGATCCTCGACCTGCTGCACCTGCCGGCCTCGGGCGCGGTGGGTTTCACCACCGGCGGCACGATGGCCAATTTTGTCGGACTCGCCGCCGGACGGGGCTCTGTGCTGCACGCGGCCGGGTGGGACCTCAACCGGGACGGCCTCACGGGAGCGCCCCGGGTGTCGGTGCTCGCGGGCGCCGAGGTGCACATCTCGGTGCTCCTCGCCCTGCGCTACCTGGGCCTGGGCGAACCGACCCTCGTCTCCGCTGACGCGCAGGGGCGCATCCGTCCCGACGCCCTGGCGGAGGCGCTGTCGGCGGTTACCGGGCCCTGCCTGGTCGTGCTGCAGGCCGGCAACCTGCACTCGGGCGCCTTCGACCCGATGCGCGAGTGCATCCGCCTGGCCCACGACGCTGGAGCCTGGGTGCACGTCGACGGCGCCTTCGGGCTGTGGGCGGCAGCGAGCCCCCGCTGGACGGCGGCGCTCGACGGTCTGGACACCGCCGATTCCTGGGCGACGGATGCGCACAAAACCCTCAACGTTCCCTACGACTGCGGCATCGCCGTGGTGGCAGACCCGGACGCCCTGCGGGCGGCGTTCGGGGCAGAGACCAGCTACTTCGTGACGGATGACGCCGGCGCCGCCGACCCCATGGAGCTGGTGCCCGAACTGTCCAGGCGCGCACGCGGTGTTCCGGTCTGGGCGGCCCTGCGGTCGCTGGGCCGCAGCGGCACCGTGGCGCTCGTCGAGGGCCTCGCCGACAACGCCAGGGCACTCGCCGACGCTCTGGCCGCGCTGCCCGGCGTCGAGGTGCTCAACGACGTGGTGTTCACCCAGGTGTCGGTCGCGTTCGGCACCGACGACCGCACCCGCCGGGTGACGCAGACCCTCATCGAGGACGGCACCGTGTGGATGAGCGGATCGGCCTGGTCCGGTCGGGCGGTGCTGCGCATCTCGGTGAGCAATTGGACGACGGATGCCGCCGACGTGGCCGTCTCCGTCGACGCCGTTGCCCGCGCGCTGGCCCAGGTGACGGCCGCCGAGCGGGAGTGA
- a CDS encoding MarP family serine protease gives MQGSAILDVILVILLVSSLVAGYRSGLIGSISGILGLVAGAVAAYFVVPLVPTWVTAAEWRTPASIAAALILVIVGLTVGESIGLALRRRTPRKLRGVDRLFGAVIGVAAAAAVMSMVAFSVGALGIPVLTSAIASSGVVRTIDSVTPDPVKSFLAQLRSTVVDDGLPRITDAFGGQSPTLPDAQLDNAALDTAAQSVLRITGNAVACGQSQSGSGFVVAPERVLTNAHVVAGVTDAVVEVPGSGALTGEIVYFDPVDDLALINVPGLTAAPLTLQGNLPVDAEAVSLGYPFGGPFDSDPARVMSVASVLVADIYGQSPTERSVYTLAADVQQGESGGPLLSVNGQVAGVIFAKAATTANVGYALAMDEVTPVVDQAASLSAAVSSGACIQG, from the coding sequence ATGCAGGGTTCGGCCATCCTCGACGTGATCCTGGTGATCCTGCTCGTCTCCAGCCTGGTGGCCGGGTACCGCAGCGGACTCATCGGCAGCATCAGCGGCATCCTGGGCCTGGTGGCCGGGGCCGTGGCCGCCTACTTCGTGGTGCCCCTCGTGCCCACGTGGGTGACCGCCGCCGAGTGGCGCACACCGGCGTCCATCGCCGCCGCGCTGATCCTCGTCATCGTCGGTCTCACGGTCGGCGAGTCCATCGGACTGGCCCTGCGCCGCCGAACACCCCGCAAGCTGCGCGGCGTCGACAGGCTCTTCGGCGCCGTCATCGGCGTCGCCGCGGCCGCCGCGGTGATGTCGATGGTCGCGTTCAGCGTGGGCGCCCTCGGCATCCCGGTGCTCACCTCCGCCATCGCCTCCTCCGGCGTGGTGCGCACCATCGACTCGGTCACACCGGATCCCGTCAAGAGCTTCCTCGCGCAACTGCGTTCCACCGTCGTCGACGACGGTCTGCCCCGCATCACGGATGCGTTCGGCGGGCAGAGCCCCACCCTGCCGGACGCCCAGCTGGACAACGCCGCCCTCGACACGGCGGCCCAGTCGGTGCTGCGCATCACGGGCAACGCGGTGGCCTGCGGTCAGAGCCAGTCCGGCTCCGGGTTCGTCGTCGCGCCCGAGCGCGTGCTCACCAATGCTCACGTCGTCGCCGGTGTCACCGACGCCGTCGTCGAGGTACCGGGATCGGGTGCGCTCACCGGTGAGATCGTCTACTTCGACCCGGTGGACGACCTCGCACTCATCAATGTGCCGGGACTCACCGCCGCTCCGCTGACCCTGCAGGGCAACCTCCCGGTGGACGCCGAGGCCGTCAGCCTCGGCTACCCGTTCGGCGGACCGTTCGACTCCGACCCGGCCCGGGTGATGTCGGTGGCCTCGGTGCTCGTCGCCGACATCTACGGCCAGTCCCCCACCGAACGCTCCGTGTACACCCTCGCCGCCGATGTCCAGCAGGGCGAATCGGGCGGGCCGCTGCTCAGCGTCAACGGCCAGGTGGCCGGCGTGATCTTCGCCAAGGCCGCCACCACCGCCAACGTGGGCTACGCCCTGGCGATGGACGAGGTGACCCCGGTGGTCGACCAGGCCGCGAGCCTGTCCGCCGCGGTGAGCTCCGGCGCCTGCATCCAGGGCTGA
- a CDS encoding DUF6510 family protein, whose protein sequence is MTGDEVVGANPDDAQLDGHLDGNAAAGALSEVFVGDITTAVGRCAHCGRTGAMAMARCYPGSHGLLLRCPGCTEILLRLVESDGQVRLDLRGVSFLTLERP, encoded by the coding sequence GTGACCGGCGACGAGGTCGTCGGCGCGAACCCGGACGACGCGCAGCTCGACGGGCATCTCGACGGCAACGCCGCCGCCGGCGCCCTGAGCGAGGTCTTCGTCGGCGACATCACCACGGCCGTCGGGCGGTGCGCGCATTGCGGCCGCACCGGGGCGATGGCCATGGCCCGGTGTTACCCGGGCTCGCACGGTCTGCTGTTGCGCTGTCCGGGGTGCACCGAGATCCTGCTCCGGCTGGTGGAGTCCGACGGCCAGGTGCGGCTCGATCTCCGCGGCGTGAGCTTCCTCACGCTCGAGCGCCCCTAG
- a CDS encoding ferredoxin reductase codes for MRQETGTARTLRLRLPGLTGHRPGQHVDVRLTAPDGYTAVRSYSVASALPGDELELTVEELADGEVSPYLVHQVAAGDQLEVRGPVGGWFVWNPADPAPVQLIAGGSGVVPLMAMIRSHGVGGSADGYAAPFRLLYSVRSPASAYYGTELDDLARSPLLTVTYVYTREAPAGSGTTPRRLDAPTLLDAILPVSDNPAFFICGATAFVETVADWLVQAGYPADRIKTERYGGTGGTP; via the coding sequence GTGAGGCAGGAGACCGGCACGGCGCGCACGCTGCGGCTGCGGCTGCCCGGCCTCACCGGCCACCGGCCCGGCCAGCACGTGGACGTGCGCCTCACCGCCCCGGATGGCTACACCGCAGTGCGCTCCTACTCGGTGGCGTCCGCGTTGCCGGGCGACGAGCTCGAGCTCACCGTGGAGGAACTCGCTGACGGCGAGGTCTCGCCATACCTCGTGCACCAGGTGGCCGCCGGCGACCAGCTCGAGGTGCGCGGCCCCGTGGGCGGCTGGTTCGTCTGGAACCCCGCCGATCCCGCCCCGGTGCAGCTCATCGCCGGCGGCTCAGGGGTGGTGCCGCTGATGGCCATGATCCGGTCGCACGGCGTCGGCGGGTCAGCAGACGGGTACGCCGCACCGTTCCGTCTGCTCTACTCGGTGCGGAGCCCCGCCTCGGCCTACTACGGCACCGAACTCGACGACCTCGCCCGGTCGCCGCTGCTCACCGTGACGTACGTCTACACCCGCGAGGCTCCCGCCGGCAGCGGCACGACGCCCCGCCGGCTGGATGCGCCGACCCTGCTCGACGCGATCCTGCCGGTCTCGGACAACCCGGCGTTCTTCATCTGCGGAGCCACCGCCTTCGTCGAGACCGTGGCCGACTGGCTCGTGCAGGCCGGCTACCCGGCCGACCGGATCAAGACCGAACGCTACGGCGGCACCGGGGGCACGCCGTGA
- a CDS encoding sulfite oxidase-like oxidoreductase, which yields MGIVSPGFFGRRRRDDPALPPGQYLTESFPVLSAGPTPRIAPSEWEFTITTETGQVHRWNWEEFLALKQDDVTRDIHCVTSWSKLGTSWRGVSIDTLFESVESEAEFTMAYSYGGYTTNVPLDDLLGGKAWIAHQFDGEALEPAHGGPARLLVPHLYFWKSAKWVRGLELLRQDEPGFWESNGYHMYGDPWQEQRYW from the coding sequence ATGGGAATCGTCTCCCCCGGCTTCTTCGGTCGCCGCCGCCGCGACGATCCGGCGCTGCCGCCCGGCCAGTACCTCACCGAAAGCTTCCCGGTGCTCTCCGCCGGCCCCACTCCGCGCATCGCACCGTCCGAGTGGGAGTTCACCATCACGACCGAGACAGGCCAGGTGCACCGGTGGAACTGGGAGGAGTTCCTCGCCCTCAAACAGGATGACGTGACCCGCGACATCCACTGCGTGACGAGTTGGTCGAAGCTGGGCACCAGCTGGCGGGGCGTCTCGATAGACACGCTCTTCGAATCGGTGGAATCCGAAGCCGAGTTCACCATGGCGTATTCCTACGGCGGGTACACCACCAACGTTCCCCTCGATGATCTGCTGGGCGGCAAGGCCTGGATCGCCCACCAGTTCGACGGCGAGGCCCTTGAGCCCGCCCACGGCGGCCCCGCCCGCCTGTTGGTGCCGCACCTGTACTTCTGGAAGAGCGCCAAGTGGGTGCGCGGGCTGGAGCTGCTGCGCCAGGACGAGCCCGGTTTCTGGGAGAGCAACGGGTATCACATGTACGGCGACCCCTGGCAAGAACAGCGCTACTGGTGA
- a CDS encoding nuclear transport factor 2 family protein, whose translation MTDLPTTRLAEWMSAYVAAWASNEPDEIRALFSDDARYRTEPYAEPWVGPEKIIDGWLHLADGPGTFDFDWEAVAVTPEVSVIQGTTRYATGPVYSNLWVIRFAPDGRASEFTEWWMDQAYEAEADDTSTGPAVDHTPPVQ comes from the coding sequence ATGACCGATCTGCCCACCACCCGCCTCGCCGAGTGGATGAGCGCCTACGTCGCGGCCTGGGCCTCCAACGAACCCGATGAGATCCGGGCGCTCTTCTCCGACGACGCCCGGTATCGCACCGAACCCTACGCGGAGCCCTGGGTCGGTCCGGAGAAGATCATCGACGGCTGGCTGCACCTGGCCGATGGACCCGGCACCTTCGACTTCGACTGGGAGGCCGTGGCCGTCACGCCCGAGGTGAGCGTGATCCAGGGCACCACTCGCTACGCCACCGGCCCGGTCTACAGCAATCTCTGGGTGATCCGCTTCGCACCGGACGGCCGCGCGAGCGAATTCACCGAGTGGTGGATGGACCAGGCCTACGAAGCCGAAGCCGATGACACCTCGACCGGCCCTGCCGTAGACCACACGCCGCCCGTCCAATAG
- a CDS encoding HNH endonuclease signature motif containing protein yields MATSNATPDSTPEPSPHGYSDDYVDPVAEAISAVIDPLIANAKVIAAAYAERTRLLAELDRLGHDRWIIAGLAGDPIESGRNDPDTQKHGPAWDDEELARRAMAAEVGCALRMNFQTAAMMICDAARFTEQLPLFHRALAEGRIGWGHVMKMMEVTASLPVDLPEHVLPRLEEMTLTAAEKLNPGKFAKVARELLESLHPIPLQDRVNAGMRERRVVLRPDINGMSWLNAYLKADEAQAIYERLTQIAKTLNDDAEADVTTSETTGAAPGAAFTAPRPDAIVCRSRDQRRADTYRDLLLDGIGPGGKLGRGIRGTVHITVPVLTLLGHSDQPAILDGYGPIDLETARKLTGTATSFTRILTHPHTGTILSVDRESHNPPADLRRYVQIRDNTCQTPGCNRQAVYSEIDHTQAWNTGGPTNADNLVSLCRPDHRLKHQSIFSTRQAPDGTLTWTTPGGKTYTNPRAHDLVRAALNPSATKPSPPGQPAAGDRGETAKPETGQPPPF; encoded by the coding sequence ATGGCCACCTCGAATGCCACACCAGACAGCACCCCGGAACCCTCCCCCCACGGGTACTCCGACGACTACGTCGACCCTGTCGCCGAAGCCATCAGCGCGGTCATCGACCCGCTGATCGCCAACGCGAAGGTCATCGCCGCCGCGTACGCCGAGCGCACCCGTTTGCTGGCCGAGCTGGACCGGCTCGGTCACGACCGGTGGATCATCGCCGGCCTCGCCGGTGACCCGATCGAGTCCGGCCGCAACGACCCCGACACCCAGAAACACGGCCCGGCCTGGGACGACGAGGAACTCGCCCGTCGGGCGATGGCGGCCGAGGTCGGCTGCGCGCTGCGGATGAACTTCCAAACCGCGGCGATGATGATCTGTGACGCCGCCCGCTTCACAGAGCAACTCCCCCTGTTCCACCGGGCTCTGGCCGAGGGCCGGATCGGCTGGGGTCACGTCATGAAGATGATGGAGGTCACGGCATCGCTTCCGGTGGACCTGCCCGAGCATGTGCTGCCGCGACTGGAAGAGATGACGCTGACCGCGGCCGAGAAGCTCAATCCCGGCAAGTTCGCCAAGGTCGCCCGGGAACTCCTGGAATCCCTCCACCCCATCCCCTTGCAGGACCGTGTCAACGCGGGTATGCGCGAGCGCCGGGTCGTGCTTCGACCAGACATCAACGGAATGTCCTGGCTCAACGCCTATCTGAAGGCCGACGAAGCCCAGGCGATCTACGAACGCCTCACCCAGATCGCGAAAACCCTCAACGACGACGCAGAAGCCGACGTCACGACCAGCGAGACCACCGGCGCCGCGCCCGGCGCTGCGTTCACCGCGCCGCGGCCCGACGCGATCGTCTGCCGCTCCCGCGACCAGCGCCGCGCCGACACCTACCGCGACCTGCTGCTGGACGGCATCGGCCCCGGCGGAAAACTCGGCCGCGGCATCCGCGGCACCGTGCACATCACCGTCCCGGTGCTCACCCTCCTCGGGCACAGCGACCAACCGGCGATCCTCGACGGCTACGGACCCATCGACCTCGAGACCGCCCGGAAGCTCACCGGTACGGCGACGAGTTTCACCCGCATCCTCACCCACCCGCACACCGGGACCATCCTCTCCGTCGACCGGGAGTCGCACAACCCGCCGGCGGATCTCCGCCGGTACGTGCAGATCCGCGACAACACCTGCCAAACCCCCGGCTGCAACCGGCAAGCCGTCTACAGCGAGATCGACCACACCCAAGCCTGGAACACCGGCGGCCCCACCAACGCCGACAACCTCGTCAGCCTCTGCCGACCTGACCACCGCCTCAAACACCAAAGCATCTTCAGCACCCGACAAGCCCCCGACGGCACCCTCACCTGGACCACCCCCGGCGGCAAGACCTACACAAACCCCCGCGCCCACGACCTCGTCCGCGCCGCGTTGAACCCGTCCGCGACTAAACCGTCTCCGCCCGGGCAACCGGCCGCGGGCGACAGGGGTGAGACCGCGAAGCCTGAAACCGGCCAACCCCCGCCCTTCTGA